In Zygosaccharomyces rouxii strain CBS732 chromosome F complete sequence, a single window of DNA contains:
- the RPC53 gene encoding DNA-directed RNA polymerase III subunit C53 (similar to uniprot|P25441 Saccharomyces cerevisiae YDL150W RPC53 RNA polymerase III subunit C53): MSSDNGPGRLPSLKNAGAGKPGLKFKPKVAARRSKEEREASAPKLESDEGPKPNDKKKPMNKRMTGPGNQNRRMARYLNNTHVVSTGPLAAGNFVGDKGGGPKRAFTKLEGGGGGASPLVLQGLKKMGGNDDDDDDEEDEEGGEDDEDKKKSSAQNRFNMGKEYSIHDLNGSEDEEGEGTPDMDEETWRALKTEELFPIRPVRYRHQDLEVLQNVDKEASTSDLTTREPTPAALKQEPVDSANELQDTLKQKDSELHKKLNELSLAQEFQSLDQNEFVAEVKSMTEDHDRIWKKLNKINNKPNRFVLFQLPPKLPEFEHNVIRPEPIATEQPTEVKEDDDGKKTTKKKDAEPAEPLPPLAGRIGSIRVHKSGRLSAKIGNVVMDISRGTETTFLQDAVTINQSSDTPPFAELLGRVDGRVVMTPRF, encoded by the coding sequence ATGAGTAGTGACAATGGACCAGGGAGATTGCCCTCGTTGAAAAatgctggtgctggtaaacCAGGATTGAAATTTAAGCCCAAGGTTGCTGCCAGAAGAtcaaaggaagaaagagaGGCATCAGCACCAAAACTGGAATCTGATGAAGGTCCAAAGCCTAAtgataagaagaaaccaATGAATAAACGAATGACGGGTCCAGGTAATCAGAACCGTCGTATGGCTCGATATTTAAACAATACGCATGTGGTTTCCACAGGGCCATTAGCAGCGGGTAATTTCGTTGGTGATAAAGGTGGTGGACCCAAAAGAGCTTTTACTAAATTggaaggtggtggtggtggtgcttcTCCATTAGTCTTACAaggattgaaaaagatgggtggtaatgatgatgatgacgatgatgaggaGGACGAGGAAGGAGGGgaagacgatgaagataagaagaaatcatcaGCACAAAACAGGTTCAATATGGGTAAAGAATATTCAATTCACGACCTTAACGgtagtgaagatgaagaaggtgaaggtaCTCCAGATATGGATGAAGAGACATGGAGAGCTTTAAAGACTGAAGAACTTTTCCCCATTAGACCTGTACGGTATAGACACCAAGACTTGGAggttttacaaaatgtCGATAAAGAAGCTTCCACTTCAGACTTAACCACGAGAGAACCGACACCTGCAGCATTAAAGCAAGAACCTGTCGATAGCGCCAACGAATTACAAGATACATTAAAACAGAAAGATTCGGAATTGcacaagaaattaaatgAATTGTCATTAGCACAGGAATTCCAATCCCTCGACCAGAACGAATTTGTCGCTGAGGTGAAATCGATGACTGAAGATCATGATCGCATATGGAAGAAACTAAACAAGATTAACAATAAACCCAATAGGTTTGTCTTATTTCAGTTACCTCCTAAATTACCAGAATTCGAACATAATGTTATTAGACCAGAACCAATAGCAACAGAACAACCAACAGAAGTGaaagaagatgacgatGGGAAAAAAACtacaaaaaagaaagatgcAGAACCTGCAGAGCCTCTGCCACCATTGGCAGGTCGTATCGGCTCCATAAGAGTGCACAAATCAGGTAGATTATCTgccaaaattggtaatgttGTTATGGATATCAGTAGGGGCACAGAGACTACTTTCCTGCAAGATGCAGTAACCATAAATCAGAGCAGCGATACACCACCATTCGCTGAATTACTAGGTCGTGTAGATGGAAGAGTAGTCATGACTCCCAGGTTTTAA
- the SAS10 gene encoding rRNA-processing protein SAS10 (similar to uniprot|Q05842 Saccharomyces cerevisiae YDL153C SAS10 Component of the small (ribosomal) subunit (SSU) processosome required for pre-18S rRNa processing essential nucleolar protein that when overproduced disrupts silencing): MARKNSKRVSQKSASKPIANNDDEYGMNEVDDFASKREKVMFDESTLGDRNEEDYDSNDDEEVMAVDDDEDEEDEEDEQQEINGEEAYRKVFGRRLNADTQQLDEGEGMLDNDAAWGTSKNEYYGADDLDDEETAKEIEEEALRQRKKHLEELNMNDYVDEELDNEWVKSAKEFDTKEFKESTHQKDSAVSIKDILNMDPESQKKHLQTLFPEFLPLCKEFSQLSNILESLKSRKQSEPVYLKIMALSSYLGTLSSYFSILLHELNTNEDFATMKDHPIMESILTSKELWRQASELPDETIQGSQDMDKEDNEIVQVEDINQEERSESESDQTSENEEEQEQDQEQGEEEEDEEEEEESDVDLDDFEEYVKQSRVSKAKPEKQSNTEEPDDYMEEGIADIDAQEKKARKRTLRFYTSKIDQEENKKVDKFKGDDDVPYKERLYERQQRLLEEARKRGQHGSKETDLDARDYDSGDEAVSKSVNEDGEKDYFNEVLTKKQIKKQSRQQAHKGAVKAAKEGKLAELAEEVGEDGKRAINYQILKNKGLTPHRKKENRNARVKKRKRFDKAQKKLKSVRAVYSGGLSGPYEGEKTGIKKNLTKSVKFSN, translated from the coding sequence ATGGCTAGGAAAAATTCTAAGAGAGTTTCACAGAAATCCGCAAGTAAACCGATTGCCAATAACGATGATGAGTATGGTATGAATgaagttgatgattttgCCTCTAAGAGAGAGAAAGTTATGTTTGATGAGTCTACTTTAGGTGATAGAAATGAGGAAGACTACGATTCGAATGACGATGAGGAAGTTATGGCagtggatgatgatgaagatgaggaagacGAAGAGGATGAACAGCAGGAAATCAACGGTGAAGAGGCCTACAGAAAGGTTTTTGGTAGAAGGCTCAATGCTGATACTCAGCAGTtagatgaaggtgaaggaATGTTGGATAATGATGCTGCCTGGGGTACTTCCAAGAATGAATACTATGGTGCTGATGATTTGGACGACGAGGAGACCGCTAAAGaaatcgaagaagaagctttGCGTCAAAGGAAGAAGCATTTGGAAGAACTTAATATGAACGATTATGTGGAcgaagaattggataacGAGTGGGTGAAGAGTGCAAAGGAATTCGATACAaaagaatttaaagaatccaCACATCAAAAGGATTCAGCGGTCTCGATAAAGGATATACTCAATATGGATCCTGAATCTCAAAAGAAACATTTACAGACGCTATTCCCAGAGTTTTTGCctctttgtaaagaattttcCCAATTATCCAATATTCTAGAAAGTTTAAAGAGTAGAAAACAGTCTGAACCCGTGTATTTAAAGATCATGGCGCTATCGAGTTATTTAGGGACTCTCTCATCATATTTCAGCATTTTATTGCATGAATTGAATACCAATGAAGACTTTGCCACTATGAAAGACCACCCAATTATGGAATCCATTCTAACATCGAAGGAACTTTGGAGACAAGCTTCTGAATTACCTGATGAGACTATCCAAGGCTCACAAGATATGGATAAGGAAGATAATGAAATCGTACAGGTAGAAGATATTAATCAAGAAGAACGTTCAGAAAGTGAATCTGACCAAACAAGTGAGAACGAGGAGGAGCAAGAACAGGATCAAGAAcaaggagaagaagaggaggatgaagaagaggaggaagagaGTGATGTTGATTTggatgattttgaagaatacGTCAAACAATCTCGTGTCTCAAAGGCGAAACCAGAGAAACAATCCAATACTGAAGAACCCGACGATTACATGGAGGAAGGAATTGCTGACATAGATGcacaagaaaagaaagctCGTAAAAGAACTCTACGGTTTTACACCTCcaaaattgatcaagaggaaaataaaaaggttgataaattcaaaggtgatgatgacgTTCCATACAAGGAGAGACTTTATGAAAGACAACAGAGACTACTTGAAGAAGCCCGTAAGCGTGGTCAACATGGCTCAAAAGAAACAGATCTTGATGCCAGAGACTACGACTCTGGTGATGAGGcagtttcaaaatctgttaatgaagatggtgaaaaggaTTACTTCAACGAAGTTCTAACAAAGAAGCAGATTAAGAAACAGAGCCGACAACAGGCTCATAAAGGTGCTGTTAAAGCCGCCAAGGAAGGGAAATTGGCCGAATTGGCAGAAGaagttggtgaagatggtaaaCGTGCTATCAACTACCAAATTCTAAAGAACAAGGGTTTGACACCACACAGAAAGAAGGAAAACAGAAACGCTCGTGtgaaaaagagaaagagattCGACAAGGCTCAAAAGAAACTCAAATCTGTGCGCGCCGTCTACTCTGGTGGGTTGTCTGGTCCatatgaaggtgaaaagacTGGTAttaagaagaatttgacCAAATCTGTTAAGTTTAGCAATTAA
- the MSH5 gene encoding MutS family protein MSH5 (similar to uniprot|Q12175 Saccharomyces cerevisiae YDL154W MSH5 Protein of the MutS family forms a dimer with Msh4p that facilitates crossovers between homologs during meiosis msh5-Y823H mutation confers tolerance to DNA alkylating agents homologs present in C. elegans and humans) — translation MDQDISSFIADESFSIGESNILCIEVLRDKLGCCLLEGSTGTLKILMQDQLLSISKSDETSMIAESLILVNNPQVCLISARLDEISYNYIEKICSNNGCKLELQASDSFNRSSEVELLSVAGHRGFSLLKHSIVNSNGSTCVTAATINCLLSWLNKNGENGFEDDSSTTLLPRSNEIIYQIESLDLKDRAFIDEDSLFSLNVLPQMQKMGQDKLVQNACFSVWELLGQDLSEMGKKKLRSWITGPLTNKEMIVKRYDIIRTLLNRTNASLFEELRTAAKRMPNVISTMNQLQEGKTTVNSWCSLLDFLTRSLQVYRLVSMLRFDRSNQNIFTRIQQTVNSKIVKRLSARINDVIDLETSKETKSIAIRDGVDSRLDHCRNVYNSLEAILCSVAKDAEITILNSLVGQGIDTDAIDESLVNAVYIPQLGYMVTLEIGFEQAEWISQDLQWDEIFRTETNIYYKNYRVNELDNEFGDVHTLIFDLEIDILHSLQNHVLEQREMLCFYRHLLAELEVLLSFAYVSESRNYVEPEISEKSCILEVEEGRHALYETMVNTYIPNSISLNGGPFHVSNPSAWFESGFERIAILTGANQSGKSVFLTQNGLIVLLAQIGCFVPAKRAKIGIVDKILTRIQTRETMTKDQSSFALDSLQMAKCLSLATEKSLILVDEFGKGTDIADGPALFGSVISVSSKDQRCPRIIGCTHFHELFKNGILSEDVLGVKHYTTDILLLNQESQSQAIDVHKENFGITFLYSVQEGISRESFGIYCAKVCGVDRPIVTRANELASLMNQGYDMVDYCGRLTETEIADLQQNQEIVKRFLLWDLDLEETTDTNDLKEKLRSIINPS, via the coding sequence ATGGATCAGGATATAAGCTCTTTTATTGCAGATGAGAGTTTTAGTATTGGAGAATCAAACATACTGTGTATTGAGGTGCTAAGGGATAAACTCGGATGTTGTTTATTAGAGGGGTCTACTGGAACTTTAAAGATATTAATGCAAGACCAATTATTATCGATTTCAAAAAGCGATGAGACTAGTATGATTGCAGAATCACTTATATTGGTGAATAATCCTCAAGTTTGTCTAATTTCTGCTAGATTAGATGAGATAAGTTATAACTACATTGAGAAAATATGTTCAAACAACGGCTGTAAACTTGAATTGCAAGCAAGTGATAGTTTTAACCGCTCAAGTGAGGTGGAGCTATTATCAGTGGCAGGCCACCGTGGATTTTCCCTTCTAAAGCATTCGATAGTTAATTCAAATGGTTCCACATGTGTAACTGCAGCAACGATTAATTGTCTGCTATCATGGTTAAacaaaaatggtgaaaatggatttgaagaCGATAGTTCAACTACTCTACTGCCAAGAAGTAACGAAATAATCTATCAGATCGAGTCGTTAGATTTAAAAGACCGCGCTTTTATCGATGAAGATAGTCTATTCTCGTTAAACGTTTTACCGCAAATGCAAAAGATGGGGCAAgataaattggttcaaaatgCTTGTTTTAGCGTTTGGGAGCTGCTTGGACAAGATCTTTCAGAAATGGGGAAGAAAAAACTCAGATCTTGGATTACTGGGCCCTTAACCAATAAGGAGATGATAGTGAAACGTTATGATATTATTAGAACATTGTTGAATAGAACTAATGCCTCTCtgtttgaagaattacGGACAGCGGCTAAACGTATGCCCAATGTAATATCAACTATgaatcaattacaagagGGAAAAACCACTGTGAACAGTTGGTGCTCATTGTTAGATTTCCTTACAAGAAGTTTGCAAGTTTACCGATTGGTTTCCATGTTACGGTTCGATAGAAGTAATCAAAACATTTTCACCCGTATACAACAAACAGTTAATTCTAAAATAGTCAAGCGACTCTCGGCGAGAATTAACGATGTTATTGATTTAGAAACTTCGAAAGAGACTAAGAGTATAGCGATACGTGATGGAGTGGATTCGAGGCTAGACCACTGTAGAAATGTTTACAATAGTTTGGAGGCTATTTTGTGCAGTGTTGCAAAAGATGCTGAAATTACCATTCTAAATTCTTTGGTGGGGCAAGGGATCGATACTGATGCGATTGATGAAAGCTTAGTTAATGCAGTTTATATTCCACAGTTGGGGTATATGGTCACATTAGAGATCGGTTTTGAGCAAGCAGAATGGATTTCTCAAGATTTACAATGGGATGAAATCTTTAGGACAGAAACTAATATCTATTACAAAAATTACCGTGtcaatgaattggataatgaATTTGGTGACGTTCATACTTTGATATTTGATCTAGAGATTGACATTCTACATTCATTACAAAACCATGTATTAGAACAAAGGGAAATGTTATGCTTCTACAGGCATTTATTAGCAGAATTAGAAGTGCTACTATCCTTTGCCTATGTATCagaatcaagaaattaCGTGGAACCAGAAATATCAGAAAAAAGTTGTATAttagaagtggaagaaggtAGACATGCGCTCTACGAGACCATGGTTAATACTTATATCCCAAATAGCATCTCGTTAAATGGCGGCCCGTTTCACGTTTCAAATCCGTCGGCGTGGTTTGAAAGTGGGTTCGAACGGATTGCCATCTTAACAGGTGCTAACCAATCTGGTAAGTCCGTATTTCTCACTCAAAATGGTCTCATAGTGCTCTTGGCTCAAATTGGTTGTTTTGTTCCTGCTAAAAGGgcaaaaattggtattgtGGATAAAATATTGACTAGGATTCAAACACGAGAGACTATGACTAAAGATCAAAGTTCATTTGCCCTCGATTCTTTACAAATGGCTAAATGTTTGTCGCTGGCGACAGAAAAAAGTTTAATCTTAGTCGATGAGTTTGGGAAGGGTACTGATATTGCAGATGGACCGGCACTCTTTGGATCCGTTATTAGTGTTTCATCTAAAGATCAAAGGTGCCCTCGAATAATAGGATGTACGCATTTTCATGAATTATTTAAAAATGGAATTTTGTCAGAGGATGTATTGGGTGTTAAGCATTATACTACCGATATTTTGTTGCTAAATCAAGAGAGTCAATCACAGGCGATAGATGTTCataaagaaaattttggcATCACCTTTTTGTATTCGGTCCAGGAAGGTATCTCTAGAGAGTCTTTTGGTATCTATTGTGCAAAAGTTTGTGGAGTAGATAGACCAATTGTTACTAGAGCCAATGAGCTGGCGTCCCTGATGAATCAAGGTTACGATATGGTTGATTACTGTGGGAGATTGACTGAAACTGAAATTGCAGATCTACAACAGAACCAAGAAATagtgaaaagatttttgttatgggatttggatttggagGAAACCACTGATACTAACGatttaaaggaaaaactaAGGTCAATAATTAACCCTTCctaa
- the CLB3 gene encoding B-type cyclin CLB3 (similar to uniprot|P24870 Saccharomyces cerevisiae YDL155W CLB3 Involved in mitotic induction and perhaps in DNA replication and spindle assembly G(sub)2-specific B-type cyclin and uniprot|P24871 Saccharomyces cerevisiae YLR210W CLB4): MHYSSHSTSSAPQEYAKENENTEYGDVGIAMAHYKQRQGQNQQAHQHQHAPFQQHRVALSDVTSQVSNRMYINNASVKQLATTSTVENGGPKRASMGRNERYVAIDELENKQLQSQHKVQRSVDQSEVYVDVLKRNEMIGNEHADAVVEDQTEVNEDDDEEEEEDEEDDDDDSDDDSNEPLSPVFNERSEAILDQAFREYHRDSPDPLDDDTYDVVMVSELSTEIFEYLRELEMKYRPNPSYMDIQPELKWSYRSTLIDWIIQVHSRFQLLPETLYLTVNIIDRFLSRKTVTLNRFQLVGAAALFVAAKYEEINCPTLNDIVYMLDHAYTKEDIVKAEKFMIDTLDFEIGWPGPFSFLRRISKADDYEYDTRTLAKYLLETTTMDSKLVAAPPSWLATGAYFLSRIILGCNEWTLKHIYYSGYTQEQIFPLATVILENCRFAERRHQAIWKKYSERRQHRSAQVVAKWIALAERRIDQSSI; this comes from the coding sequence ATGCACTACAGTTCTCATTCGACTAGTTCAGCACCTCAGGAATATGcaaaggaaaatgaaaacacCGAATATGGCGATGTAGGAATTGCAATGGCTCATTACAAGCAGAGACAAGGCCAAAATCAACAAGCACATCAACATCAGCATGCGCCATTTCAGCAGCACAGGGTAGCATTAAGCGATGTTACCTCACAAGTTTCTAATAGGATGTATATTAATAATGCTTCTGTAAAGCAATTAgcaacaacatcaacagTAGAAAATGGGGGACCTAAACGTGCAAGTATGGGTAGAAATGAGAGGTATGTTGCAatcgatgaattggaaaataaaCAATTGCAATCGCAACATAAGGTACAACGATCGGTAGATCAATCGGAGGTATATGTTGACGTTTTAAAGAGAAATGAAATGATAGGAAATGAGCATGCGGATGCTGTAGTGGAAGATCAAACGGAGGTgaatgaggatgatgatgaggaggaggaggaagatgaggaagatgatgatgatgacaGCGATGATGACAGTAATGAACCTCTGTCACCTGTCTTTAATGAAAGAAGTGAGGCTATTTTAGATCAAGCCTTTAGAGAATATCATCGTGATTCGCCAGATCCATTAGATGATGATACTTATGACGTGGTTATGGTTTCAGAGCTTAGTACcgaaatatttgaatatcTAAGAGAATTAGAAATGAAATATAGGCCGAATCCCTCCTACATGGATATACAACCAGAATTAAAATGGTCCTATAGAAGTACACTAATAGATTGGATTATTCAAGTACACTCCAGATTTCAGTTATTACCTGAAACTCTTTATTTGACTGTTAATATCATTGATAGGTTTCTTTCGAGGAAAACTGTTACATTAAACAGATTTCAACTTGTGGGGGCAGCCGCGTTATTTGTGGCAGCTAAatatgaagaaattaattgtCCAACGTTAAATGACATCGTTTACATGTTAGACCATGCCTATACAAAGGAAGATATCGTTAAAGCTGAGAAATTCATGATTGATACGttagattttgaaattggttggCCAGGTCccttttcatttttaagAAGGATTAGTAAAGCCGATGATTATGAATACGATACTAGGACTTTAGCCAAATATCTTTTAGAAACAACAACGATGGATTCTAAGTTAGTTGCAGCTCCACCAAGCTGGTTAGCAACGGGTGCATATTTCCTCAGTAGAATTATTCTGGGTTGTAATGAATGGACCTTGAAACATATCTATTATTCTGGTTATACTCAAGAACAAATTTTCCCACTAGCGACTgtaatattggaaaattgtaGGTTTGCTGAAAGACGTCATCAAgccatttggaaaaaatattCAGAACGTAGACAGCATAGATCGGCTCAAGTAGTCGCCAAATGGATTGCATTGGCTGAGAGGAGGATTGATCAGTCAtctatttga
- the CMR1 gene encoding Cmr1p (similar to uniprot|Q12510 Saccharomyces cerevisiae YDL156W Hypothetical ORF) has product MSELSSFQKKRLENIKRNNDLLKKLNLSGAANQVKKESGLDEHRPQKKKKKTAGDTNGKKSESPRAEKIPTRRSRRIRGENAEGKGVPNVNDNELLKMGSPDKELVDEVKDTRIIGDIKLSDLIKDEEESSLLDKYARVNFSSGDFFQEIKKHQKVDSDLQREFDLQPYDVFEPNDIKLVYERISAMCFHPSLDQKLIIAGDTTGNLGLWNVKEGTPDEDEEPDITRVQLFSKNVGRLDCFPSDTSKLLAASYDGFIRSIDLNTMQSTQITNLTNEYDDPLGVSDCKFSYDDLNLLHLTTLSGEFTSLDLREPSKNFNFKRLSDKKIGSMDVDPKRPYQIATGSLDRTLKIWDLRTTVDNPDWISYEDFPSLGLVSTYDSRLSVSAVSFSPTDDTLVCNGYDDTIRLFDMNNNGSQLASELQPRLTIKHNCQSGRWTSILKAKFKPNRDVFAIANMKRAIDIYDSQGQQLAHLRTATVPAVLAWHPLSNCIVGGNSSGKAFLFTNQEKQD; this is encoded by the coding sequence ATGTCAGAGCTATCTTCgtttcaaaagaaaagattagaGAATATCAAGAGGAACAATGATTTACTCAAGAAGTTGAACCTCAGTGGAGCCGCTAATCAAGTGAAGAAAGAATCAGGATTAGATGAACATAGGcctcaaaagaagaagaagaagactgCAGGAGATACTAATGGTAAGAAGAGTGAATCGCCAAGGGCTGAAAAGATTCCTACGCGTAGAtccagaagaattagagGTGAGAACGCTGAAGGAAAAGGGGTCCCTAATGTGAATGACAAtgaattgttgaagatgGGGTCCCCAGACAAGGAGCTTGTGGATGAGGTTAAGGACACTAGAATTATTGGTGATATCAAACTGAGTGATTTgattaaagatgaagaggaatcCTCATTGCTGGATAAATATGCAAGGGTCAATTTCTCGAGTGGtgatttctttcaagagattaaaaaGCACCAGAAGGTGGATAGTGATCTACAGAGAGAATTCGATTTACAACCATACGATGTATTTGAACCCAACGATATCAAGTTGGTCTACGAACGTATATCTGCAATGTGTTTCCACCCTTCGCTAgaccaaaaattgattattGCAGGTGACACTACTGGTAATCTTGGTCTATGGAACGTCAAAGAGGGAACACcggatgaagatgaggaacCCGATATTACAAGAGTTCAGCTATTCTCTAAGAACGTTGGTAGACTGGATTGTTTCCCTAGCGATACTTCCAAACTGTTGGCGGCATCTTATGATGGATTCATACGAAGCATTGATCTAAACACTATGCAATCCACACAAATCACCAACTTAACCAATGAATACGATGATCCTCTCGGGGTATCGGATTGCAAATTTAGCTACGATGATCTGAACCTCTTACATTTAACCACCCTTAGTGGTGAATTTACCTCATTGGACCTCAGAGAAccatccaaaaattttaacTTCAAAAGACTTTcagataaaaaaattggatcaatGGATGTTGATCCTAAAAGACCTTACCAAATCGCTACAGGCTCATTAGATCGAACCTTGAAAATTTGGGATTTGAGAACTACCGTTGATAACCCAGATTGGATTTCATATGAGGATTTTCCTTCGTTAGGATTGGTATCTACTTATGATTCCAGGTTAAGCGTATCAGCAGTCtcattttcaccaacagaCGACACACTAGTGTGTAATGGTTATGACGATACTATTAGGCTGTTTGATATGAATAACAACGGTTCCCAACTAGCAAGCGAATTACAGCCACGGCTCACCATAAAGCATAACTGTCAAAGTGGTAGATGGACCAGTATCTTAAAGGCAAAGTTCAAACCCAATAGAGACGTTTTCGCAATAGCGAACATGAAAAGAGCAATCGATATTTACGATTCACAAGGTCAGCAGTTGGCTCATTTGAGGACCGCAACTGTGCCAGCAGTTCTTGCGTGGCACCCCTTAAGCAATTGCATTGTGGGAGGTAATTCAAGCGGTAAAGCGTTTTTATTTACAAATCAAGAGAAGCAAGATTAA
- the DMO2 gene encoding Dmo2p (highly similar to gnl|GLV|CAGL0I03520g Candida glabrata CAGL0I03520g and similar to YDL157C uniprot|Q12082 Saccharomyces cerevisiae YDL157C Hypothetical ORF), with the protein MSNIIDVFNPRPNRELSEQETMDCLPCQVMSSLFALGFGGYLATGQPFKYTDKERGQGITLAEFEKRNPLWWKYSLRGFGSVLITFGIVRGTEGWIWNKDKKYKKF; encoded by the coding sequence ATGTCTAATATCATTGACGTTTTCAATCCACGACCCAATCGTGAACTCAGTGAACAGGAGACTATGGACTGTCTTCCCTGTCAAGTCATGAGTTCACTCTTTGCACTTGGATTTGGTGGATATCTTGCAACTGGACAACCATTTAAGTATACGGACAAGGAACGCGGACAAGGTATTACTTTAGCTGAATTCGAGAAACGTAATCCTCTGTGGTGGAAATACAGTTTACGGGGATTTGGCTCTGTATTGATAACCTTCGGTATCGTCAGAGGTACAGAGGGATGGATTTGGAATAAGGACAAGAAATACAAGAAGTTTTAG